Proteins encoded within one genomic window of Anastrepha ludens isolate Willacy chromosome 4, idAnaLude1.1, whole genome shotgun sequence:
- the LOC128860232 gene encoding brachyurin — MSLQRTLLAVLSSYVVLCTLMSPSQVHGYSIGQSKFGRIEKFPYQVMLIGKQLWRKRILCGGTLLDQRWILTAGHCTMGVTHFDIYLGALTIEDTAEMGSLVLRSNKFIVHERFDPETAANDIALVKLPMDVAFTQRIQPASLPYTNRNDLLTGAKVVATGWGANNEMSNYNPMQFTELRVISNTECAHEFDVVTDGVLCAKGLRDETVCSGDSGGPLVLKNTQMVVGITSFGPADGCETNVPGGFTRVTHYLDWIEMKTGKKRTKAEQQGQRSQAPLMQRLQKLSHSSQAQAPTPMRSAVRVNDNVV; from the coding sequence ATGAGTTTACAAAGAACATTACTTGCAGTGCTGAGCAGTTATGTCGTGTTGTGCACCCTCATGAGTCCATCTCAAGTGCATGGCTATTCCATTGGTCAATCGAAATTCGGACGTATAGAAAAGTTTCCCTACCAAGTGATGTTAATTGGCAAGCAGTTGTGGCGAAAACGCATCCTTTGTGGTGGCACTTTGCTCGATCAGCGCTGGATACTCACCGCTGGACACTGCACTATGGGCGTCACACACTTTGACATCTACTTGGGTGCACTCACCATCGAAGATACCGCAGAAATGGGGAGTCTCGTGCTGCGATCCAACAAATTCATCGTGCACGAACGCTTTGATCCCGAAACAGCTGCCAATGACATCGCACTCGTTAAGCTGCCTATGGATGTGGCCTTCACACAGCGCATACAACCCGCCTCCCTGCCGTATACTAACCGCAATGACCTATTGACCGGTGCCAAAGTAGTAGCTACCGGCTGGGGTGCCAACAATGAAATGTCTAACTACAACCCCATGCAATTCACCGAATTGCGTGTGATCTCAAACACGGAGTGCGCCCATGAATTCGACGTAGTTACGGATGGGGTGCTGTGTGCAAAAGGTTTGCGCGATGAAACTGTTTGCTCTGGTGATTCCGGTGGTCCATTGGTGCTGAAGAACACCCAAATGGTAGTGGGCATCACAAGTTTTGGACCTGCCGATGGTTGTGAGACAAATGTACCGGGTGGATTCACACGAGTCACGCATTACCTGGATTGGATCGAAATGAAAACGGGGAAAAAGCGTACAAAAGCAGAACAACAAGGGCAACGATCACAGGCACCCTTAATGCAACGTTTACAAAAGCTGTCACATAGTTCACAAGCGCAAGCGCCAACGCCAATGCGAAGTGCGGTGCGAGTTAACGATAATGTGGTGTAA